A single window of Hyla sarda isolate aHylSar1 chromosome 2, aHylSar1.hap1, whole genome shotgun sequence DNA harbors:
- the GPR12 gene encoding G-protein coupled receptor 12, producing the protein MNEDTKVNISWLPQDPIDASSPENISATDSSSIPVLKPELIVNPWDIVLCTSGTLISCENAIVVLIIFHNPSLRAPMFLLIGSLALADLLAGVGLIVNFIFAYLLQSEAAKLVTVGLIAASFCASVCSLLAITVDRYLSLYYALTYNSERTVTFTYVMLIFLWGASTCVGLLPIMGWNCLKDESTCSVIRPLTKNNAAALSVSFLLMFALMLQLYIQICKIVMRHAHQIALQHHFLATSHYVTTRKGVSTLAIILGTFAACWMPFTLYSLIADYTYPSIYTYATLLPATYNSVINPVIYAFRNQEIQKALWLICCGCIPPSVSQRARSPSDV; encoded by the coding sequence ATGAATGAAGATACGAAGGTTAATATAAGCTGGCTTCCTCAGGATCCTATAGATGCCAGTTCTCCAGAGAATATCTCAGCAACAGACTCCTCCTCGATTCCTGTGCTGAAGCCAGAGCTCATAGTAAACCCATGGGATATTGTTCTGTGCACATCAGGAACCCTGATCTCCTGTGAAAATGCTATTGTGGTCCTTATCATCTTCCATAATCCAAGCCTCCGAGCCCCAATGTTCCTTCTTATTGGGAGTTTAGCCCTGGCAGACCTCTTAGCCGGTGTGGGACTCatagtcaattttatttttgcatatcttCTACAGTCAGAAGCAGCAAAGCTGGTCACAGTGGGACTGATAGCCGCATCTTTTTGTGCCTCAGTGTGCAGCTTGTTGGCCATCACAGTTGACCGTTACCTATCACTCTATTATGCTTTGACATATAACTCGGAAAGGACAGTTACTTTCACCTATGTCATGCTTATTTTCCTATGGGGAGCATCTACGTGTGTTGGTCTGCTGCCTATAATGGGCTGGAATTGCCTTAAGGATGAATCAACGTGTAGCGTCATCAGGCCGCTCACTAAAAATAATGCTGCTGCCCTTTCGGTTTCCTTTTTGCTTATGTTTGCACTTATGCTCCAGTTGTACATTCAGATCTGCAAAATAGTCATGAGGCACGCTCATCAGATCGCCTTACAGCACCATTTCCTGGCGACTTCTCACTACGTCACCACCCGCAAAGGAGTGTCAACCTTGGCCATCATACTGGGGACATTTGCAGCCTGCTGGATGCCTTTCACTCTGTATTCATTGATAGCAGATTACACCTATCCTTCCATCTATACCTACGCCACACTATTGCCAGCCACCTACAACTCTGTTATCAACCCCGTCATCTATGCGTTCCGGAACCAGGAAATCCAGAAAGCCTTGTGGTTGATCTGCTGTGGCTGTATCCCACCGAGCGTGTCTCAAAGAGCCAGGTCGCCCAGTGACGTATGA